From one Stieleria sp. JC731 genomic stretch:
- a CDS encoding AAA family ATPase has product MPRLSDDQIINALRLYREVLDETKRFYLESADLVRGSYAWLGENQDEANSFADQMDDLHQGFLMKVFAAVVPVADAKNIEQRQMGRVLLEHLWGKSVLGSQLHEAVDWLINAANDFQWAELVRPFAELPDLRDHWGELETLAMRMANLLTSVDGNVCVADNANIEEMKRQFDEARGRAPEKLTAQRDTDNAREAIHWLRDEAKRLRGEVGPTAGEKPTPMASPPKSEPAGKTRVASTPEATTDDRTPEERLAEAREKLDRLIGLENIKDQIETLTNFLAMERKRRELDLPTSRPSLHMAFVGNPGTGKTTVARIIAEIYGALGILEKGHLVETDRSGLVAEFAGQTGPKTNTKIDEALDGVLFIDEAYTLIDDSGQDQYGREAVQTLLKRMEDQRDRLVVILAGYPNEMNAMIRSNPGLSSRVGTTMHFADYAPEALCRIFELLAGKAKYELPTQSRRRLLRGFTYLFAKRDRHFGNGRTARNSFERSVRRLANRLAPLQEVTRELLTTLQAEDIEVAGVEQAHLKAMADKPGKIRVECKGVAQVIDDALLGTEVNCQECGETFLADWGEPVIELETETGSNS; this is encoded by the coding sequence ATGCCACGACTATCGGACGACCAAATTATCAATGCTCTTCGCCTTTATCGCGAAGTTCTTGATGAAACGAAACGGTTCTATCTCGAATCCGCAGACTTAGTTCGTGGCTCCTATGCTTGGCTTGGCGAAAACCAAGACGAAGCGAATTCCTTTGCGGACCAGATGGATGACCTTCACCAAGGCTTCTTGATGAAAGTGTTTGCCGCGGTCGTTCCAGTTGCCGATGCGAAGAACATCGAACAGCGGCAGATGGGCCGAGTCCTGCTCGAACATTTGTGGGGCAAATCCGTCTTGGGTAGCCAATTGCACGAAGCGGTCGACTGGTTGATCAATGCCGCCAACGACTTTCAATGGGCCGAGCTTGTGCGTCCGTTTGCGGAACTACCTGACCTTCGTGATCATTGGGGTGAACTCGAAACACTGGCGATGCGGATGGCCAATCTGCTGACCAGTGTCGACGGAAATGTCTGTGTGGCCGACAACGCGAACATCGAAGAGATGAAACGCCAGTTCGATGAAGCCCGTGGCCGAGCCCCTGAAAAGCTAACAGCGCAGCGTGATACCGATAACGCACGCGAAGCGATTCACTGGTTGCGTGACGAAGCCAAACGCCTGCGTGGTGAAGTCGGCCCAACCGCCGGCGAAAAACCAACCCCGATGGCAAGCCCGCCTAAAAGTGAACCAGCGGGAAAGACGCGTGTTGCCAGCACACCCGAAGCAACGACAGACGATCGAACACCGGAAGAACGACTGGCCGAAGCCAGGGAGAAACTCGATCGACTAATCGGGCTTGAAAACATTAAAGACCAGATCGAAACGCTGACCAACTTTCTGGCCATGGAACGCAAGCGTCGCGAGCTTGACTTGCCGACATCACGTCCCAGCCTACATATGGCCTTTGTCGGCAATCCGGGTACCGGCAAAACCACCGTCGCTCGAATCATTGCCGAAATCTATGGTGCACTTGGCATCCTTGAAAAAGGACATCTCGTCGAAACCGACCGAAGCGGTTTGGTCGCCGAATTCGCAGGCCAAACGGGACCGAAGACCAATACGAAAATCGATGAAGCGCTCGACGGAGTTCTCTTTATCGACGAAGCGTACACCTTGATCGATGACAGCGGCCAAGACCAATACGGACGCGAAGCCGTTCAAACGTTGCTCAAGCGAATGGAAGACCAACGCGATCGTTTGGTTGTCATCCTCGCTGGCTACCCCAACGAAATGAACGCGATGATTCGTAGCAACCCTGGTTTAAGTAGCCGCGTCGGAACGACGATGCACTTTGCCGACTACGCACCGGAAGCTCTGTGCAGGATTTTCGAATTGCTTGCCGGTAAAGCCAAATACGAACTGCCAACCCAATCGCGGCGCAGACTGCTTCGCGGATTCACATACCTGTTTGCCAAACGCGACCGTCACTTTGGAAACGGGCGAACCGCTCGCAACAGTTTCGAACGCAGCGTTCGAAGACTTGCCAATCGCCTCGCACCGCTTCAAGAAGTCACGCGAGAACTGCTTACGACGTTGCAAGCCGAAGACATCGAAGTCGCCGGTGTCGAACAAGCTCACCTGAAAGCGATGGCAGACAAGCCGGGTAAAATTCGTGTCGAATGCAAAGGCGTCGCACAAGTCATCGATGACGCACTACTTGGAACCGAAGTCAACTGCCAGGAATGTGGTGAAACTTTCTTGGCCGACTGGGGTGAACCGGTCATCGAATTGGAAACGGAAACCGGCAGTAATTCATAA
- a CDS encoding prolipoprotein diacylglyceryl transferase has protein sequence MQRTLFLIPHELGPLPVFGLGWALIIVLIAFAARLAWSGYQLSVFRKSNASEKRQPPASPIEVLLGEGLFWGIVAGIAVGLLPTIEIRNTVGEPVGLPIRGYGFFLVIALIAAISLAAVRVRRAGLNPDLVYSLAPWVFIGGIAGARLFFVIQYRDSFIGDSIGETIRNVIAFTEGGLVVYGSFIGGFLAFLAFNIRHRLPLLRFGDAIIPCLFIGLFFGRMGCLMNGCCYGGRCEPDWASIRFPPLNKVYQEQLRSGELLGMQIDPQTGRIGEVVTGGIADDLGIESGQKFEYGQFDYPAKEDADLTIPEEEVVPGWVMVIDGKTYELPPDQLPTRSLPVRAAQLISSATGLTLCILLCILSRFISKPGVLMLVGFASYAIVRFILEIVRTDELGQFDTTLTISQWVSVCVFVLSIGGLVYLFRQPATPGAMSAAGE, from the coding sequence ATGCAACGCACGCTATTTCTGATTCCTCACGAATTGGGACCGTTGCCAGTATTTGGTCTGGGATGGGCACTGATCATCGTCTTGATTGCATTCGCCGCTCGCTTGGCATGGTCGGGATATCAGTTGTCCGTCTTCCGAAAGTCAAACGCCTCGGAAAAGCGGCAGCCACCAGCCTCACCTATCGAGGTGCTGCTGGGTGAAGGCCTCTTTTGGGGCATCGTCGCTGGCATTGCTGTCGGTTTGTTGCCAACGATTGAGATCCGAAACACGGTCGGCGAACCCGTCGGTTTGCCGATACGCGGTTATGGATTTTTCCTGGTGATCGCATTGATTGCCGCGATTTCTTTGGCCGCGGTGCGCGTTCGACGGGCTGGCCTGAATCCGGACTTGGTGTATTCGCTCGCGCCGTGGGTATTCATTGGTGGGATCGCAGGTGCTCGGCTGTTCTTCGTGATTCAATACCGCGATAGCTTTATTGGTGACTCAATTGGCGAAACGATTCGCAATGTGATTGCCTTTACCGAAGGCGGCCTCGTCGTTTACGGATCGTTCATCGGTGGTTTCCTGGCTTTCTTGGCATTCAATATCCGTCATCGTTTGCCCTTGTTGCGATTCGGAGACGCCATCATCCCATGCTTGTTCATCGGACTGTTCTTTGGGCGGATGGGCTGTCTGATGAATGGCTGTTGCTATGGCGGACGCTGTGAGCCTGATTGGGCATCGATCCGTTTTCCTCCGCTCAATAAGGTCTATCAAGAACAGCTTCGTAGCGGCGAATTGCTGGGGATGCAGATCGATCCACAGACAGGTCGCATTGGTGAAGTTGTGACCGGAGGGATCGCCGACGATTTGGGAATCGAAAGCGGTCAGAAATTTGAATATGGTCAGTTCGATTATCCCGCCAAAGAAGATGCGGACCTAACCATCCCTGAAGAGGAAGTCGTGCCTGGTTGGGTGATGGTTATCGATGGGAAAACCTATGAACTGCCGCCCGATCAATTGCCAACGCGATCATTGCCCGTACGGGCCGCTCAGCTGATCAGTAGCGCCACCGGGTTAACGCTTTGTATCCTGTTGTGCATCCTGTCACGATTCATCAGCAAACCTGGTGTCCTGATGCTGGTTGGGTTTGCTTCGTATGCGATCGTTCGATTTATCTTGGAAATCGTTCGAACCGATGAACTGGGCCAATTCGACACAACGCTCACGATATCGCAGTGGGTCAGCGTTTGTGTCTTTGTACTTTCGATCGGTGGGCTGGTCTATCTATTTCGACAACCGGCGACGCCTGGTGCAATGTCCGCTGCAGGCGAATAG